In Desulfovibrio porci, the sequence ATCTGGGCTTCGCGGCGCTCTTCTCCTATTTCCATCCCTGGATGGAGGCGGCCATCGCGGGCCTGGCGGGCTTTGTCCTGGTGCTCTTCCGGCGGCCCGGCGCGCTCTTTCTGCTGCCTCTGGCGGCTCTGGGCCTGCTCAGCACCAAGCTGGGGGGCCGCATGGTCATGTTCGGCGCGCCGGTGGTGGCCGTGGGCCTGGCCCTGCCCCTGTACTGGCTGCTGCAACGCCTGTTACGCGCGGACCTGCGCGGGGCCGTGGCCGGAGCGGCCACTTCCTGCATTCTGCTGGCCCTGCTGGTGGCGCCTTTCGCGGACATGATCCAGGCCATCTCCCAGGGGCCCATCATCAACCGCCGCCACGCCGAAGCCCTGACCCGCGCGCGCACCATGACCCCCGAAGATGCCAAACTCTGGCTCTGGTGGGACTGGGGCTACGCGGCCCATCACTTCGCGCGGCGCTCGACCATCGCGGACGGCGCGCAGCACGCCGGGCCCTCTCTTTATCTGCCGGCGGCGGTCTTTGCCACGGACAACGCGCGCTTCGCCCGGCAGTTGATCCGCTACACGGCCAAGATGGGCAACGAACCGGGCCATGTGTTTGAAGGTCTGGACGGTCAGGCGGCGCAGGCTCTCATGGACAGGCTGCGTTCGCCGGAAACCCCGCTGGTGGAAGCCAAGGGACGGCTTTTTGTGGTGGTCAGCTTTGAAATGCTGCGCCTGGGCTTCTGGATCAGCAATTTCGGCAACTGGAATTTCGTGACCCGTCAGGGCGAGGGCGGCGCGCTGTCCATTGTGCCGCAGGCCCTGGCCTACCGCCTGGACACCGGAGAAGTGCGGCTGGAGGACAGCGCCAGCACCATTTACGCCTCGTCCATCAGCGTGTTTGAGGAAACCGGCGTGACCCGCCGCAATTACGTTCAGGAATGGTTCGACGCCCACCCCAAGGCCACGGCCGAGGAGCAGAGGGAATTTCTGGCCGGGCGGCGGAACGTGAACTTCCTCTTCAACCGGGTCACGGACGAAAAGCTGGCTGTGGACGAGGGGCTGTACAATTCTCTGATGATCCAGCTCCTGGTGGGCGATCCGCAGGACGCGCGCTTTTCGCCCTATTTCAAGCTGGTCTACGACAACGTCTTTGCCCGGATTTATGAAGTTCTGTAGAACACCTTTTTCGTGGTGGGCGGCTGCTCCCGCAACTGCCGGAGCAATGTTGCTTCAAAATTGCTCTGGAGCAGATTAACTTTGAAATGTGTACATTTCAAACACTTAACAGTGCAAAAGCTATGCTGTCGCTATCCGTAATGCGGCACAGCCGCATAACGGATAGCGCTAAATTGCGTTTACGGCTTTATGGCGCGAGGCTGCTGTGCAGCCTCGTTAGAGCGTTTCAAAATGAAAACGCTCTAATGGTGGTAGGGGATCTTGCGCAAAATGCACTCGGCCCGGTAGAGCTGCTCCAGCAGGACCACACGGGCCATTTCGTGCGGAAAGGTCATGGCCGAAAGGCTGAGCAGGCGGAAGGCGCGGCCGCGCACTGCCTCGTCCAGACCGTACGCCCCGCCCACGATGAAGCAGGCGCGGCCGCGCGCCTCGTGGTCCAGTTGCCGCAGCAGATCCGCCAGTTGCGGCGAGGTCAGGCCCGCGCCGCGCTCGTCCAGCACCAGAGGCACGTCCTGCGGGTCCAGGGCGTCCAGAATGCGGCGGCCTTCCAGGGCGTTGCGCTTGTCCGGGGGCAGGGCCGCGTCGCCGTCCCGCACTTCCGTGCATTCCAGACGCCGCCAGCGCGTGATCCGCGCCAGATAGTGGGCGGCGGCGTCTTTCCAGAACGGCGTCTTCAGCCGGCCCACGCTGATCAGCCGCAAAGGTTTGCCTGTCATGTCCGATTCCCCCTGCCGTGTGCTTGATTGCGCCGCCGCGGCCCGATGTCTGCGCCGTGGCGGCGTTGTGATTTTCCCCACCGAAACCTTTTACGGCCTGGGCTGTCTGGCCGCCGACGCGGCGGCCGTGGCCCGTATCTATCAGCTCAAGCGACGGCCCGTCCAGCGCCCTCTGCCCCTGCTGGCCGCCGACGCGGACCAGGCCGGGGCCGTGGTTTGGCTGGAGGCCGCGCCGCCGGAACTGACCGCGCGTTTCTGGCCCGGTCCTTTGAGCCTGCTGCTCCCGGTCCGGCCCGGCCTGCCCGCCCCTTTGGTCAGCGCCGGGGCCGGAGGTGAGGATGGAGCGGCGGGCAAGGCCGCGTTGCGCGTGTCGCCGCATCCGCTGGCCGCCCGTCTGGCGCGCCTGGCCGGAGGCGCGCTGACCGCCAGCAGCGCCAATCTGAGCGGCCGCGCTCCGGCCCGGCGCCTGGAAGAGCTGGACCCGGAACTGCTGGCCGCCCTGGCGGAACTGGGCGATCTGGGCGGCCTGCTGCCCGCCGTCAGTGAAGCGGAGCAGCCCCCCGGCGGCGCGCCGTCCACCCTGGCCGAACCCCTGCCGCCCGACGGGGACGGGAGGCCTCGCCTGCGCCTGCTGCGGGCCGGAGCCGTCAGCGCGCGTGCTCTGGCGGAAGCGGGTTTCGTCTGCGTGGACTGAGCTCCGCCAGGGCAGACGCATCTCATTTCAGTTTTGCCGGTCTGTTATTTGTCGTGATTATCCGTCAAAACCGGCCTTTTCGGCGCCGGCGGCGTCATCTGGCGCTTTTCGCTGCTCACGTGCCTGAGTACATCTCTGCTCTCGATGCCCGTAAGCTCGCTACGCCTCGCCAACGGGCACGGCCCTTTGGGCCGCCTTCCGGTCGGTTTCCGCGCAAAAAGCGCCATCTTCCTTGTCAGCGCCGAAAAATCTTGCTTCAGCCGTTGCGACGCAGGAGCTTTAGCCGTAGGCGAGCTTGTGAGCCGTACGGATAAAGACAGTACTGCCAGCTACGGCTGAAGACAGCAATGAGTTACACGAAATTGTGTCCAGGGAAGGTAAGCCGCTGGCGCGGCAACGGCTAACGCATTTTTTAGGATTCTCCCGACACCAGCCATCCGCCTGCGCTTTGCTTCGGCGGAGCAGAGGCGGCTTTACCCCTTTTTGTCTGTTACTAGGCTATCTAGTCAATAAATAAAGATTTTTTAGATGCGTCTGTCCTGTGAGCTCCGCGCCATCACCTTGCGGCGCGGGCCGGACTGGCTTACCATGGGGCGCACCTCATTGTTCAGGGAAGCGCATGAAAAAAGACGTGATCTGTCCGCACTGCGGCAAAGCCTACAGTTGTTACCGCAATCCCACGCCCACCACGGACGTGGTCATTTACGAGCCGACGCGCGGGGTGGTGATTATCGCGCGGGCCAATCCTCCTTTGGGCTACGCGCTGCCCGGCGGCTTCATCGAGGAAGGCGAGCAGGCCGAGGCCGCCGCCGTACGCGAAATGCGCGAGGAAACCGGCCTGGACGTGGAACTGACCGGTCTGCTGGGCGTGTATTCCCGCCCGGACCGCGACCCGCGCCAGCACACCCTGAGCATGGTCTTCACCGGCAGGCCGCGTGATCCCCTGGCCCTGCGCGCCGGGGACGACGCGGCCCAGGCCGCTTTTTATCCCCCGGACGCTCTGCCCGAACCCCTGGCCTTTGACCACGCCCGCATTCTGGCCGACTTCCGCGAGGTTCTGGCCGGGCGGCGGACCCTGGGCGCGGTGGAGCCCTTGGCGCGGGAAAGGAACAGCTGATGGGCTACGCCAATCTGAGTCAGTGCCTGGCGGACCTGGAGGCCCAGGGCCAGCTCAAACGCGTGGACGCGGAGCTGGACCCGTATCTGGAACTGGCCGCCGTGCAGCGCCGGGCCTTCCGGGCCAAGGCTCCGGCCCTGCTGTTCACCAGGGTCAAGGGCACGCGCTTTCCCATGCTGGCCAATCTCTTCGGCACGCATGAACGTCTGCGTTATATTTTCCGGGACAGCCTGCGGGCCGTGGACGCCGTGCTGGCGGCCAAGGCCGATCCCATGGCGGCCCTGCGGCGGCCCTGGCGTTCGCTGCCGGCGTTGCCCGGCCTGGTCCATATGCTGCCGCGCGTCAAACGCGTTCAAGGCCGTGACGGCGGGCGGGGCGGCAGGGCTCCGGTGCTGGAATGCAGTTGCAATCTCGCGGATCTGCCGCGTCTGACCTGCTGGCCCCGGGACGGCGGTCCCTTTATCACCCTGCCCCTGGTTTATACCGAAGATCCCGACCGTCCCGGCCTGAACGCTTCCAATCTGGGCATGTACCGGGTGCAGCTGGCGGGCAACGCCTACGCGCCCGATGAAGCGGGCCTGCACTATCAGATCCACCGGGGCATCGGCGTGCACCATGCCCATGCTTTGGCCCAGGGCCGGGAACTGCCGGTGCACGTCTATGTGGGCGGGCCGCCCGCGCTCAGCGTGGCCGCGGTGATGCCCCTGCCCGAAGGCCTTTCCGAACTGCGCTTCGCGGGGCTGCTGGGCGGACGCCGCATGGCCCTGGCCCGCTGCCCGGGTCTGCGCCTGCCCGTTCTGGCCGAGGCGGATTTCTGCATCAGCGGGCGTCTCGTGCCGGAGCTCAAGCCCGAGGGGCCCTTCGGGGACCATGTGGGCTATTACAGCCTGCGGCATGATTTCCCGGTGCTCAAGGTGGACGCCGTGCATCACCGCCGGAACGCGGTCTGGCCCTTTACGGCCGTGGGCCGTCCCCCGCAGGAAGATACGGTGTTCGGTGACTTCATCCATGAACTCACCGCGCCCCTGGTGCCGCAGGTTTTTCAGGGCGTGCTCGAGGTGCATGCCGTGGACGTCGCCGGGGTGCATCCCCTTCTGCTGGCGCTGGGCAGCGAGCGCTACACGCCCTATGAGGCGCAGCGCAAGCCGCGCGAACTGCTCACGGCGGCCCTGCACCTGCTGGGCGCCACCCAGACCGCCCTGGCAAAGTACGTGCTGCTGGCCGCGCATGAGGATGCGCCCGGCCTGCGCGCCCGCGACGTGCCCGCCTTTCTGCGGCATGTGCTGGAGCGCGCCGACTTCAGCCGCGATCTGCATTTTCTGACCCGCAGCACCAGCGACACCCTGGATTACACGGGTAGCGGTCTGCACGAGGGTTCCAAGCTGATCTGGGCCTCGGCCGGGGAAAAGCGGCGCGAACTGGCCCTGGAGCCGCGCGCCCTGCCGGACCTGCCCGAGGGCTTTTCCGAAGCGCGCGTGGCCGGGCCGGGGATGCTGGTTTTGCGTGGCCCGGCGCATAGCCTGGAGCGCGGCGAACCGGACCCGCGTCTGGAAGACCTGGCCCGCTGCCTGGAGGCCTGGCCCAATCGCGAAGGCTTTCCGCTGGTGGCGGTGGTGGACGATCCCGCTTTCTGCGCCGCCGGTCTGGACAATTTCCTCTGGGTGGTCTTCACCCGCTCGGACCCGGCCACGGACAGCTACGGCGCGCACGCTCAGACCCGCGCCAAGCACTGGTCCTGCGCCGCGCCCCTGATTCTGGACGCCCGCCTCAAGCCTTTTCATGCCCCCCCATTGGAAGAGGACCCGGCCGTCACGCGCCGGGTGGAGGCGCTGGCAGCGCCCGGCGGGCCTTTGCATGGATACTTTTAATTCGGGGGAGGCAACTTCATGAAAATCGCTTTACTGCAGTGCAACAGCGTCACCGGCGACGTGGCCGGCAACCAGACCCGCATTCTGGAGGCCGCGCGCCGGGCCGCCGAGGCCGGGGCGGACCTTTGCGTCACGCCGGAACTGGCCCTTTGCGGCGTGACTCCGGGCCACTATCTGTGCGCCGCCGATTTCGCCCAGGGCTGCCGCGCGGCCCTGCAGAATCTGGCCGACGCCCTCAAGGACGGGCCGCCGCTTCTGGTGGGCGCGCCGGTGCCCAGCGTCTATGCCGTCGGCCTGCTCTCCAATGCCGGTGTGCTGGTGGACAAGGGCAAGTGGCAGGTGATTTCGCGCAAGGTCTATCAGAATATGGGCCGGAGCGGCGGCCAGGGCGACGACGTGCGCTATTTTGACCGCGGCGTGTCCTGCGGCATTCTGACTCTGGGCGGCTGGCGGCTGGGCGTGGTTCTCTGCGAGGACGCCGTGGCCGAGGAAGGCGCTTTCTGGCAGACCCAGTACGCCAGCGGGCACAACCCGCTTATGGAGCTGATCCAGCGCGGGGTGGACGCCGTCGTGCACATGGCGGCCGCGCCGTTCTGCGTGGGGGCGCAGGAGGCGGGCGAGCACATGCTTTCACACGTGGCGGCCCGGCATCACGTGCACCTTTTTTCGGTCAATCTGGTGGGCGGCAACGACAGCCGCATCTACAACGGGCAGAGCCTGGCCTTTGACCCCACCGGCCAGTTGCTGGCGCGGGGCAAGGCCTTTGCCGAGGATGTGCTGGTGGTGGACACGGCCGGTCACGGCGCGGACGCGGTGGAAGAACTCTGCCAAAGCGCCGAAGAGGCCGAGTGGCGCGCCCTGACCCTGGGTACGCGCGACTTTGTGCATAAATGCGGCGCGCAGCGGGCCATTGTGGGCCTGTCCGGCGGCATGGATTCGGCCCTGGTCTGCTGCATCGCGGTGGAGGCTCTGGGCGCGGGCAACGTCACCGGCGTGCTGATGCCCTCGCCCTACAGCAGCGAGGGTTCGCTGACCGACGCCCGCCAACTGGCGGACAATCTGGGCGTGACCACCGTGACCCTGCCCATCGAACCCCTGATGCGCGCCTTTGAGGCAGCGCTCAAACCGGGTCTGGATCTTTTCCCGCCCTATGAGGGGGAGGTGACTTTTGAGAACGTGCAGGCCCGCATCCGGGGCACGCTGCTGACCTCCCTGGCCAACCGGGCCAAAGCCCTGGTGCTGAACACCGGCAACAAGAGCGAAGGGGCCATGGGCTACTGCACCCTTTACGGCGACGCCGTGGGCGCGCTGGGGGTTATCGCGGACCTGACCAAAACCCAGGTCTACGCCGTGGCCCGCTGGTACAATACATACCGGGGCGCGGAAATCATTCCCCAAAATGTTTTCGACAAGGCCCCATCCGCCGAATTGCGCCCCGGCCAGAAAGACGCGGACAGCATCCCGCCCTACGAGGAGCTGGATCCCGTGCTGGAGGCCCTGCTGGAACCGCCGGCGGAGAGCGTGGACAAACCCCTCGACGACGTCTGTCGTGAGGTGCGCGACAAGCTGTTCCGGGCGGAATTCAAGCGCCGCCAGGAGCCGCTGGCCCTGCATGTGAGCCGGGTGCCCTTCGGCGCGGGCTGGCAGGCGCCGGTGGCCGGGCGTTATCGGCTGCCGTAAGGAACGCCGGCCCTGTGACGTCGCCCGGCTTTCCCCTTGAAGCCCGACGCGCAGTGGGGTAAAAACAGATTCCAAACAACGCAGTTCCATGAGTGGAGGATGTCATGGCGGAAGCACCGGAGAAAAACCTGGCCCTTGATATTGTACGCATCACCGAAGCCGCGGCCCTGGCATCGGCCCGCTGGCTTGGCCGGGGCGACAAGGAGGCCGGAGACGGCGCGGCGGTGGATGCCATGCGCATCAGCTTCGCCACCCTGCACATCGACGGCATGGTGGTCATCGGCGAAGGCGAAAAAGACCACGCGCCCATGCTCTACAACGGCGAAAAGGTGGGCATGGGCGACGGCCCCAGCCTGGACGTGGCCGTGGACCCGGTGGAAGGCACCAATCTGCTGGCTTACGGGCGGCCCAACGCCATTTCCGTGGTGGGCGTGGCTCCCAAGGGCAATATGTTCAATCCCGGCCCCAGCTTTTATATGCAAAAGCTGGTGGTTTCGCGAGAGGCGCGCGACGTCATTGACCTGGACGCGCCGGTTAAAGACAATCTGGTCAACGTGGCCAAGGCCATGGGCAAAAGCGTGCAGGACCTGGTGGTCTTCGTGCTGGACAAACCGCGCCATCAGCGTCTGATTGAGGAAATCCGCACAGCCGGAGCGCGCATCCAGCTGCAGACCGACGGCGATGTGGCCGGTTCGCTGATGGCTGTGGACCCGCGTTCCGAAGTGGACCTGATGATGGGCACGGGCGGCACCCCGGAAGGCGTGCTGGCGGCCTGCGCCATCAAGGGCATGGGCGGGCAGATTCTGGCCCGGCTGGACCCGCAGTCCTATGTGGAAAAAGAGGCCATCAACGAGGCCGGCATTGATTTGCGGGAAGTGCTTACAGTCAATGATCTGGTGCGCAGCGACGACTGCTTCTTCGCGGCCACGGGCATTTCCGGCGGCGATTTTTTGCGCGGCGTGCGGTACAGCGCCCGTCACGCGGTGACTCATTCGCTGGTTTTGCGCGGCAAAACCGGCACCCTGCGGTATGTGGAGTCCTATCACAATATGGACAGACTTTCTAAAATCAGTGCGGTTCGGTATTGAATGAATAATG encodes:
- the glpX gene encoding class II fructose-bisphosphatase; translation: MAEAPEKNLALDIVRITEAAALASARWLGRGDKEAGDGAAVDAMRISFATLHIDGMVVIGEGEKDHAPMLYNGEKVGMGDGPSLDVAVDPVEGTNLLAYGRPNAISVVGVAPKGNMFNPGPSFYMQKLVVSREARDVIDLDAPVKDNLVNVAKAMGKSVQDLVVFVLDKPRHQRLIEEIRTAGARIQLQTDGDVAGSLMAVDPRSEVDLMMGTGGTPEGVLAACAIKGMGGQILARLDPQSYVEKEAINEAGIDLREVLTVNDLVRSDDCFFAATGISGGDFLRGVRYSARHAVTHSLVLRGKTGTLRYVESYHNMDRLSKISAVRY
- a CDS encoding NAD+ synthase, yielding MKIALLQCNSVTGDVAGNQTRILEAARRAAEAGADLCVTPELALCGVTPGHYLCAADFAQGCRAALQNLADALKDGPPLLVGAPVPSVYAVGLLSNAGVLVDKGKWQVISRKVYQNMGRSGGQGDDVRYFDRGVSCGILTLGGWRLGVVLCEDAVAEEGAFWQTQYASGHNPLMELIQRGVDAVVHMAAAPFCVGAQEAGEHMLSHVAARHHVHLFSVNLVGGNDSRIYNGQSLAFDPTGQLLARGKAFAEDVLVVDTAGHGADAVEELCQSAEEAEWRALTLGTRDFVHKCGAQRAIVGLSGGMDSALVCCIAVEALGAGNVTGVLMPSPYSSEGSLTDARQLADNLGVTTVTLPIEPLMRAFEAALKPGLDLFPPYEGEVTFENVQARIRGTLLTSLANRAKALVLNTGNKSEGAMGYCTLYGDAVGALGVIADLTKTQVYAVARWYNTYRGAEIIPQNVFDKAPSAELRPGQKDADSIPPYEELDPVLEALLEPPAESVDKPLDDVCREVRDKLFRAEFKRRQEPLALHVSRVPFGAGWQAPVAGRYRLP
- a CDS encoding L-threonylcarbamoyladenylate synthase, translating into MSDSPCRVLDCAAAARCLRRGGVVIFPTETFYGLGCLAADAAAVARIYQLKRRPVQRPLPLLAADADQAGAVVWLEAAPPELTARFWPGPLSLLLPVRPGLPAPLVSAGAGGEDGAAGKAALRVSPHPLAARLARLAGGALTASSANLSGRAPARRLEELDPELLAALAELGDLGGLLPAVSEAEQPPGGAPSTLAEPLPPDGDGRPRLRLLRAGAVSARALAEAGFVCVD
- a CDS encoding STT3 domain-containing protein, translating into MPGVSPAAPRYWLRGLFWGLLTLGLAFGLRMMEWPCWQNPEYRLGSEWLLATHDAYHWVAAAEGFGLDVDHPMAEMLRLMARTLHTYPAAVAFWFPAVLASMVAVIVFAWVWALGSMEAGVAAGLITSLAPGFLARTLLGYYDTDLVTLFFPLLMTLAPACWAMRYMLLPQMILRRLALGSGLKAEQRLWGVRGADETHLERLGNPLHWPWVLLLGASGVISWWTQEWHSVFPYLIRYNVLLLGLMGLVMAPRGRRGLLLLGGLAYALPTLGGPAGFGFSLLLLLAGSRAGRKLRHILCRPLTLVLLWLGVAALLVQGEILTTLINHANAYLKHSGDVRSTGEGVSLVYPSVAQSIIEVQDLGFAALFSYFHPWMEAAIAGLAGFVLVLFRRPGALFLLPLAALGLLSTKLGGRMVMFGAPVVAVGLALPLYWLLQRLLRADLRGAVAGAATSCILLALLVAPFADMIQAISQGPIINRRHAEALTRARTMTPEDAKLWLWWDWGYAAHHFARRSTIADGAQHAGPSLYLPAAVFATDNARFARQLIRYTAKMGNEPGHVFEGLDGQAAQALMDRLRSPETPLVEAKGRLFVVVSFEMLRLGFWISNFGNWNFVTRQGEGGALSIVPQALAYRLDTGEVRLEDSASTIYASSISVFEETGVTRRNYVQEWFDAHPKATAEEQREFLAGRRNVNFLFNRVTDEKLAVDEGLYNSLMIQLLVGDPQDARFSPYFKLVYDNVFARIYEVL
- a CDS encoding NUDIX domain-containing protein: MKKDVICPHCGKAYSCYRNPTPTTDVVIYEPTRGVVIIARANPPLGYALPGGFIEEGEQAEAAAVREMREETGLDVELTGLLGVYSRPDRDPRQHTLSMVFTGRPRDPLALRAGDDAAQAAFYPPDALPEPLAFDHARILADFREVLAGRRTLGAVEPLARERNS
- a CDS encoding 23S rRNA (pseudouridine(1915)-N(3))-methyltransferase RlmH — encoded protein: MTGKPLRLISVGRLKTPFWKDAAAHYLARITRWRRLECTEVRDGDAALPPDKRNALEGRRILDALDPQDVPLVLDERGAGLTSPQLADLLRQLDHEARGRACFIVGGAYGLDEAVRGRAFRLLSLSAMTFPHEMARVVLLEQLYRAECILRKIPYHH
- a CDS encoding UbiD family decarboxylase codes for the protein MGYANLSQCLADLEAQGQLKRVDAELDPYLELAAVQRRAFRAKAPALLFTRVKGTRFPMLANLFGTHERLRYIFRDSLRAVDAVLAAKADPMAALRRPWRSLPALPGLVHMLPRVKRVQGRDGGRGGRAPVLECSCNLADLPRLTCWPRDGGPFITLPLVYTEDPDRPGLNASNLGMYRVQLAGNAYAPDEAGLHYQIHRGIGVHHAHALAQGRELPVHVYVGGPPALSVAAVMPLPEGLSELRFAGLLGGRRMALARCPGLRLPVLAEADFCISGRLVPELKPEGPFGDHVGYYSLRHDFPVLKVDAVHHRRNAVWPFTAVGRPPQEDTVFGDFIHELTAPLVPQVFQGVLEVHAVDVAGVHPLLLALGSERYTPYEAQRKPRELLTAALHLLGATQTALAKYVLLAAHEDAPGLRARDVPAFLRHVLERADFSRDLHFLTRSTSDTLDYTGSGLHEGSKLIWASAGEKRRELALEPRALPDLPEGFSEARVAGPGMLVLRGPAHSLERGEPDPRLEDLARCLEAWPNREGFPLVAVVDDPAFCAAGLDNFLWVVFTRSDPATDSYGAHAQTRAKHWSCAAPLILDARLKPFHAPPLEEDPAVTRRVEALAAPGGPLHGYF